The following proteins are co-located in the Candidatus Zixiibacteriota bacterium genome:
- the pheT gene encoding phenylalanine--tRNA ligase subunit beta produces the protein MKFTFNWLKEFATFDASPRQLADRLTMAGLEVEAIAPLREPESGREDWLIEVNVTPNRGDCLSVFGLAREVAALTGGRLKAQKPLRVRALRELGGVSVSVQDPEGCPRYSGKVIEGVRVGVAPPWMRFRLEACGIRAINNVVDVTNYVMLETGQPLHAFDLDRLDERRIVVRRAGAAGEFVTLDGIERRLAPDDLLICDGDRPVALAGIMGGLSSEVVGGTRRVFLESANFDPVTIRRTAKRLGLHSEASHRFERGVDPEGTVRAAERAAELIAELAGGSPLPGALDHYPRPARNRVVRLREERAAGLLGVRVPARTITKILGSLGLRTARKGGSSLSVTVPTWRPDLTREADLIEEIARLYGYDRIPTTLPALHPAQNGAGDGRGWERRIRALLSGAGLTEVINLPFTSERMNEIFPGLWPEGTAPVTVLNPLVKEQPQMRFSLIPGLIENLRLNLAHKARSFSAFHIGKVFGLGPEGRSEERQRIAGLLYGPRERAGLRIGEEVPLGFLDCKGLVEEVLDLLRLRERVSWAPCRVASLHPGRTAELALEEVRLGIVGQSHPEICDELDVPPFLAFELDFEGLVQYAPRQIKARSLPRFPAVERDFALLLDQSFPSERIARWIKDLGEPLIEHVEVFDEYRGPNIPQGKKSLAYKVSYRAADRTLTDAEVNELHRELVHRIGEVFDAQQR, from the coding sequence ATGAAGTTCACGTTCAATTGGCTCAAAGAGTTCGCAACCTTCGACGCTTCGCCGCGTCAGCTCGCGGACCGGCTCACGATGGCGGGACTCGAGGTCGAGGCGATCGCTCCTCTGCGCGAGCCGGAAAGCGGTCGCGAGGACTGGTTGATCGAGGTGAACGTCACGCCGAACCGCGGCGACTGCCTGAGCGTGTTCGGGTTGGCGCGCGAAGTCGCCGCGCTCACCGGCGGGAGGCTCAAGGCGCAAAAGCCGCTTCGCGTCCGCGCGCTCCGGGAGCTGGGCGGGGTTTCCGTTTCGGTGCAGGATCCTGAAGGATGCCCGCGCTACAGCGGCAAGGTGATCGAGGGAGTCCGTGTCGGCGTCGCGCCTCCGTGGATGCGGTTTCGCCTGGAGGCGTGCGGCATTCGCGCCATCAACAACGTGGTTGACGTCACCAACTACGTCATGCTGGAGACCGGCCAGCCGCTGCACGCTTTCGACCTGGATCGGCTGGACGAGCGCAGGATCGTCGTGCGCCGGGCCGGCGCCGCCGGCGAATTCGTCACCCTTGACGGAATCGAGCGGAGACTCGCCCCGGACGACCTGCTGATCTGCGACGGCGATCGGCCGGTGGCGCTGGCCGGGATCATGGGAGGGTTGTCGTCCGAGGTGGTGGGCGGGACGCGCCGGGTTTTTCTCGAGAGCGCCAACTTCGACCCGGTCACGATCCGACGCACGGCAAAGCGGCTCGGGCTGCACAGCGAAGCGTCCCACCGCTTCGAGCGCGGCGTCGATCCCGAGGGGACGGTCCGCGCGGCGGAGCGCGCGGCGGAGCTCATCGCCGAGCTGGCCGGCGGCTCTCCTCTGCCGGGCGCGCTCGACCACTATCCGCGGCCGGCCAGAAACCGGGTCGTCAGGCTGCGCGAGGAGCGCGCCGCCGGGCTCCTGGGGGTGCGCGTGCCGGCGCGGACGATCACGAAGATCCTCGGCTCGCTGGGATTGCGGACCGCGCGCAAAGGGGGCTCGAGCCTGAGCGTGACGGTTCCGACGTGGCGGCCCGACCTCACGCGCGAGGCCGACTTGATCGAAGAGATCGCCCGGCTGTACGGCTACGACCGGATTCCGACCACGCTGCCCGCCCTGCATCCGGCGCAAAACGGAGCCGGCGACGGCCGGGGTTGGGAGCGCAGGATCCGGGCGCTGCTCTCGGGCGCGGGGCTCACCGAGGTGATCAACCTCCCGTTCACGAGCGAACGGATGAACGAGATCTTTCCCGGCCTGTGGCCGGAGGGGACGGCCCCGGTCACGGTGCTCAATCCGCTGGTGAAGGAGCAGCCGCAAATGCGCTTCAGTCTGATACCGGGGCTGATCGAGAATCTGAGGCTGAATCTGGCCCACAAGGCGCGCAGCTTCTCGGCCTTTCACATCGGCAAGGTTTTCGGGCTGGGCCCGGAAGGCAGGAGCGAAGAGCGGCAGCGGATCGCGGGATTGCTGTACGGGCCGCGCGAGCGCGCCGGCCTGCGCATCGGCGAAGAAGTGCCGCTGGGCTTTCTCGACTGCAAAGGCCTGGTCGAGGAGGTTCTCGACCTGCTGCGCCTCCGCGAGCGCGTTTCGTGGGCGCCCTGCAGGGTTGCCAGCCTTCATCCCGGCCGCACCGCGGAGCTGGCGCTCGAGGAGGTCCGGCTGGGCATCGTCGGACAGAGCCATCCGGAGATCTGCGACGAGCTGGACGTGCCGCCGTTCCTGGCTTTTGAACTTGACTTCGAAGGTCTGGTTCAGTATGCTCCGCGCCAAATCAAAGCTCGTTCGCTGCCGCGCTTCCCGGCCGTGGAGCGCGATTTTGCACTGCTCCTGGATCAGTCGTTTCCGTCCGAGCGGATCGCTCGCTGGATCAAGGATCTCGGCGAGCCGCTGATCGAGCATGTCGAAGTCTTCGACGAATACCGGGGCCCGAACATCCCTCAGGGCAAGAAAAGTCTCGCGTACAAGGTCTCGTATCGAGCGGCTGACCGGACCCTGACCGACGCCGAGGTGAACGAGTTGCACCGGGAGCTGGTTCATCGTATAGGCGAGGTGTTCGACGCGCAGCAAAGATGA
- a CDS encoding phenylalanine--tRNA ligase subunit alpha, with amino-acid sequence MDDSIERLQSEVLERLGRCESEADVDALRVEILGRKGRLTSLLRGLKDLPPEERPQAGDRLNRARRLLEERIEERLEAIRAEAKERSLKSEAIDVTLPGTRWRRGCVHPLTAVMEEIASVFHGMGFEIACGPDIEEDYYNFEALNIPQDHPARDMQDTFFVSAGRLLRTHTSPVQIRTMEKRRPPLQVIVPGAVYRHDDDATHSPMFHQVEGFMVDRGVAFSDLKGVLTHFLQRIFSAETGVRFRPSFFPFTEPSAEIDIRCLLCGGSGAAEGGQGCRVCKGTGWLEILGAGMIDPQVFAFVGYDWNEVSGFAFGMGVERIAMLKYGIDDIRLFFQNDLRFLRQFG; translated from the coding sequence ATGGACGACTCCATAGAAAGGCTCCAGAGCGAGGTCCTGGAGCGGCTCGGTCGTTGCGAGTCGGAAGCCGACGTCGACGCGCTGCGGGTGGAGATCCTCGGCCGCAAGGGGCGGCTCACCTCGCTCCTGCGCGGCCTCAAGGATCTGCCGCCCGAGGAGCGGCCGCAGGCGGGCGATCGCCTCAACCGCGCGCGCCGGCTGCTCGAGGAGCGCATCGAGGAGCGCCTCGAGGCGATCAGGGCCGAGGCCAAGGAGCGCAGCCTGAAGAGCGAGGCGATCGACGTCACGCTCCCCGGAACCCGCTGGCGGCGCGGATGCGTCCACCCGCTGACCGCCGTCATGGAGGAGATCGCCTCGGTTTTTCACGGCATGGGATTCGAGATCGCGTGCGGTCCGGACATCGAGGAGGACTACTACAATTTCGAGGCGCTCAACATTCCGCAGGACCATCCGGCGCGCGACATGCAGGATACTTTTTTCGTCTCCGCCGGGCGGCTGCTCAGGACGCACACCTCGCCGGTTCAGATCCGGACGATGGAGAAGCGGCGTCCGCCCTTGCAGGTGATCGTTCCCGGGGCCGTCTACCGCCACGACGACGACGCCACCCATTCGCCGATGTTCCATCAGGTCGAGGGCTTCATGGTGGACCGCGGCGTCGCTTTTTCCGACCTCAAGGGCGTGCTCACGCACTTCCTGCAGCGGATCTTCAGCGCCGAGACCGGCGTGCGCTTTCGGCCGAGCTTCTTTCCCTTTACCGAGCCGAGCGCGGAGATCGACATCCGCTGCCTCCTGTGCGGCGGAAGCGGCGCCGCAGAGGGTGGCCAGGGCTGCCGGGTTTGCAAGGGCACGGGCTGGCTCGAGATTCTCGGCGCGGGCATGATCGATCCCCAGGTCTTCGCGTTCGTGGGTTACGACTGGAACGAGGTCTCGGGATTCGCCTTCGGGATGGGAGTGGAGCGGATCGCGATGCTCAAGTACGGGATCGACGATATCCGCCTTTTTTTCCAGAACGACTTGAGATTCCTCCGGCAGTTCGGCTGA